The following are from one region of the Hymenobacter sp. YIM 151858-1 genome:
- a CDS encoding gliding motility-associated C-terminal domain-containing protein, producing MKQRLPVYLFWLTAWCLVLLSAPGARASHAQGGELTYEAIGPPGSNRYRVTCRFFRDCSGNEANAELTLNCRVGSPATSCNTIDVRNFSATLVRGPLRAGSPWCPSIPGGPTQCLVNGLTNYETARYTAEITLPPAPEWTLSVEISNRPALANIPGNTDLRYEATLNNQLPLPGGPLAVSNTSPQYQDQDIPVPFVCVGQRTQITFSTTEPDGDSLVYSLERPLLGCNQFTTYESYSPLGGLILDPSNSPTNPCVVTIPGGTAAYSPVFPIGSYTFGGSCPVRTATPFFSFNAQAGNFTFTPAFYFPGPSSDGRNKYAVVGKVTEYRRVGGRYYKVGSVRRDMLVVVIDCGGNQVPNAPRAVPLVQEANQLVTNTDSTIVVAQTCEYTELDINFRDPNPADLLTVTFAEPTEPAYASLFRDPGNAAARPFALLGNGTNAPVGKLRLRPDISLAGRTFRIPVRIEDNACPVRAVQNRIIVVQVARRSFADVVVAGTNPPKGTRFRRDTLVTRRDEIALTARPNRPLAVNNVPVGYAYSWRASTPAGTSGLGAGAANSATIRVRPQATTRYFVTVAPTELGPGCADTASFVVRVVAPVPNMFTPNGDGVNDVFVIKDPALPAQRLEIFNRWGRKVAEWADYQNNWDGAGQAAGVYYYQITFGNGTRRKGWVELIR from the coding sequence TTATCTTTTCTGGCTTACTGCGTGGTGTTTGGTGCTGCTGAGCGCACCTGGGGCGAGGGCCTCGCACGCGCAAGGCGGCGAACTTACTTATGAAGCCATCGGCCCGCCCGGCTCCAACCGTTACCGCGTAACGTGCCGGTTTTTCCGCGATTGTTCGGGCAACGAGGCCAACGCCGAGCTTACCCTGAACTGCCGCGTGGGCAGCCCCGCCACCTCCTGCAACACCATTGATGTGCGTAACTTTTCGGCTACGCTGGTGCGTGGGCCGCTCCGGGCGGGTAGCCCCTGGTGCCCCAGCATACCCGGCGGGCCTACGCAGTGCCTGGTAAACGGCCTCACCAACTACGAAACCGCTCGCTACACCGCCGAAATCACGCTGCCGCCCGCGCCCGAGTGGACGCTGAGCGTGGAAATAAGCAACCGCCCCGCGCTGGCGAACATCCCCGGCAACACCGACCTGCGCTACGAAGCCACGCTCAACAACCAGCTGCCGCTGCCCGGCGGGCCTTTGGCCGTTAGCAACACCTCGCCGCAGTACCAGGATCAGGACATTCCGGTGCCGTTTGTGTGCGTGGGGCAGCGTACCCAGATTACTTTCTCCACTACCGAGCCCGACGGCGACTCGCTGGTGTACTCGCTGGAGCGGCCGCTGCTGGGCTGCAATCAGTTTACCACTTACGAATCGTACTCGCCGCTGGGCGGGCTGATCCTCGACCCCAGCAACTCGCCCACCAACCCTTGCGTGGTAACCATCCCGGGCGGCACGGCGGCGTATTCGCCGGTGTTCCCTATTGGCTCCTACACGTTTGGGGGCAGCTGCCCGGTGCGCACGGCCACGCCGTTTTTTTCCTTCAACGCGCAGGCCGGCAACTTCACCTTCACGCCCGCCTTCTACTTCCCAGGGCCCAGCTCCGATGGCCGCAACAAGTACGCCGTGGTGGGCAAGGTTACGGAGTACCGCCGGGTGGGCGGCCGCTACTACAAAGTGGGCTCGGTGCGGCGCGATATGCTGGTGGTGGTAATCGACTGCGGCGGCAACCAGGTGCCCAATGCACCTAGGGCTGTGCCGCTGGTGCAAGAGGCCAACCAGCTGGTTACCAATACCGACTCGACCATTGTAGTAGCCCAAACCTGCGAGTACACCGAGCTCGACATCAACTTCCGCGACCCGAACCCCGCCGACCTGCTGACGGTAACCTTCGCCGAGCCCACCGAACCGGCCTACGCTTCCCTGTTCCGCGACCCTGGCAACGCCGCCGCCCGACCCTTTGCGCTGCTGGGCAACGGCACCAACGCCCCGGTGGGCAAGCTGCGCCTGCGCCCCGATATCAGCCTGGCGGGCCGCACCTTCCGCATTCCGGTGCGCATCGAAGACAACGCCTGCCCCGTGCGAGCCGTGCAGAACCGCATCATCGTGGTGCAGGTGGCGCGCCGCAGCTTTGCCGATGTGGTAGTAGCTGGCACCAACCCGCCCAAAGGCACCCGCTTTCGGCGCGATACGCTCGTTACCCGCCGCGACGAAATTGCCCTTACTGCCCGCCCCAACCGGCCGCTCGCGGTAAACAACGTGCCCGTGGGCTACGCCTACAGCTGGCGAGCCAGCACCCCGGCGGGCACCAGCGGCCTAGGTGCCGGGGCCGCAAACAGCGCCACCATCCGGGTTCGGCCCCAGGCTACTACGCGCTATTTTGTAACCGTTGCGCCCACCGAGCTGGGCCCGGGCTGCGCCGACACGGCTTCGTTTGTGGTGCGGGTAGTGGCGCCGGTGCCCAACATGTTCACGCCCAACGGCGACGGCGTTAATGATGTGTTCGTCATTAAAGACCCCGCCTTGCCCGCCCAACGCCTCGAAATCTTTAACCGCTGGGGCCGCAAGGTGGCCGAGTGGGCCGATTACCAAAACAACTGGGACGGCGCCGGCCAGGCTGCGGGCGTGTACTACTACCAGATTACCTTCGGCAACGGCACCCGCCGCAAAGGCTGGGTCGAGCTGATTCGGTAG
- a CDS encoding Nramp family divalent metal transporter, whose amino-acid sequence MLTVNTPTPPVTPPAVPAATEGADPGWRRPRHAPSLGEVYASIRVPGRNASFWRKLMAFWGPGLMVAVGYMDPGNWATDIAGGSRYGYTLLSVILISNLFAMLLQHLAAKLGIVTGRDLAQACRDHYSKPVAMALWLLCEIAIAACDLAEVIGSAIALNLLFGIPLTLGVLITILDVLVVLYFQNRGFRILEVLVAGLIFIIFGCFAYEVFISRPDWAALAAGLVPKTEIVTNPAMLYVAIGILGATVMPHNLYLHSSIVQTRAFERDEEGKRSAIKFATIDSSVALFMAFFVNAAILVVAAAAFHRNGLFQVADIHDAHKLLAPVLGAGAASVVFAVALLASGQNSTLTGTLAGQIVMEGFLNLKLKPWLRRLITRLIAVVPAFVVTLLYGEKGTGELLVLSQVILSLQLSFAVVPLVLFTGDKQKMGPFANKPWVKLVAWSVSAIIIALNAYLLYETFFG is encoded by the coding sequence ATGCTTACCGTAAATACCCCTACCCCACCCGTTACTCCGCCTGCCGTGCCAGCGGCCACCGAAGGCGCCGACCCGGGTTGGCGCCGACCCCGGCACGCGCCTTCGCTGGGCGAGGTGTACGCCTCCATTCGTGTGCCGGGCCGCAATGCCTCGTTCTGGCGCAAGCTGATGGCGTTTTGGGGCCCGGGCCTGATGGTAGCCGTGGGCTACATGGACCCCGGCAACTGGGCTACCGATATTGCGGGCGGCTCGCGCTACGGCTACACGCTGCTGTCGGTAATCCTGATTTCGAACCTGTTTGCCATGCTGCTGCAGCACCTGGCGGCCAAGCTCGGCATCGTAACCGGCCGCGACCTGGCCCAGGCCTGCCGCGACCATTACTCCAAGCCGGTAGCCATGGCCCTGTGGCTGCTCTGCGAAATTGCCATTGCCGCCTGCGACCTGGCCGAGGTCATCGGTTCGGCCATTGCCCTCAACCTGCTGTTCGGCATTCCGCTCACGCTGGGTGTGCTCATCACCATTCTGGATGTGCTGGTGGTGCTGTACTTTCAAAACCGGGGCTTCCGGATTCTGGAAGTGCTGGTAGCGGGGCTCATCTTCATCATTTTCGGCTGCTTCGCCTACGAAGTGTTCATTTCGCGGCCCGATTGGGCGGCTCTGGCGGCCGGCCTGGTGCCCAAAACCGAAATCGTGACCAACCCGGCCATGCTCTACGTGGCCATCGGCATACTGGGGGCTACCGTAATGCCCCATAACCTGTACCTGCACTCCAGCATTGTGCAAACGCGCGCCTTCGAGCGCGACGAAGAAGGCAAACGCTCGGCCATCAAGTTTGCCACCATCGATTCGTCGGTGGCTTTGTTTATGGCCTTCTTCGTGAACGCGGCCATCCTGGTGGTGGCCGCTGCGGCCTTCCACCGCAACGGGCTGTTTCAGGTGGCCGACATCCACGACGCGCACAAGCTGCTGGCCCCGGTACTCGGCGCGGGTGCGGCCAGCGTGGTATTCGCGGTAGCACTTCTGGCTTCGGGCCAAAACTCCACCCTTACGGGCACGCTCGCCGGCCAGATTGTGATGGAAGGCTTCCTCAACCTGAAGCTTAAGCCGTGGCTGCGCCGCCTGATTACGCGGCTGATTGCCGTGGTGCCGGCCTTTGTAGTTACGCTGCTGTACGGCGAAAAAGGCACCGGCGAGCTGCTGGTCCTCAGCCAGGTAATTCTGTCGTTGCAGCTGAGCTTTGCCGTGGTGCCGCTGGTGCTGTTTACCGGCGACAAGCAGAAAATGGGCCCCTTTGCCAACAAGCCCTGGGTGAAGCTGGTGGCCTGGTCGGTATCGGCCATCATCATCGCCCTGAACGCCTACCTGCTCTACGAAACCTTCTTCGGTTAA
- a CDS encoding cation diffusion facilitator family transporter yields the protein MLALKRNRFGLLSLVVSVVLVFTKFYAWALTHSQAALTDALESIINVFTSGFALYSIYLSGLPKDQNHPYGHGKVEYLSVGFEGALILGAGVYIFSSAIQALLHPHTVQQLDWGVLLLGGTAVANLLTGFVLVRQGHKLHSPALVGDGQHLYLDAVSTLVSCAALGLVYFTGLVIFDTVAALILGVVIVVNGYRMLRRSVSGLMDESDVSTVERVIAELQQHRQPPWIDVHNLRIVRYGANLHIDCHITIPYYFSLEEAHTEVSRIEELIRSRFEVEVEMFVHADPCTFSACPHCSMPDCPVRQHAFTRLVPWTLDNVVKNERHQLDEPTTA from the coding sequence ATGCTTGCCCTCAAACGCAACCGCTTCGGCCTGCTTTCCTTGGTGGTAAGCGTGGTGCTGGTGTTCACCAAGTTTTACGCCTGGGCCCTTACGCACTCGCAGGCCGCCCTCACCGACGCGCTCGAATCCATCATTAACGTGTTCACGAGCGGTTTTGCGCTCTACAGCATCTACCTCTCGGGCCTGCCCAAAGACCAAAACCATCCCTACGGCCACGGCAAAGTGGAGTACCTGTCGGTGGGTTTCGAAGGGGCCCTGATCCTGGGTGCCGGGGTGTATATTTTTTCCAGCGCCATCCAGGCCCTGCTGCACCCGCACACGGTGCAGCAGCTCGATTGGGGTGTGCTGCTGCTGGGCGGTACGGCCGTGGCCAACCTGCTCACGGGCTTCGTGCTGGTGCGCCAAGGGCATAAACTGCACTCGCCAGCCCTGGTGGGCGATGGGCAGCACCTGTACCTCGATGCCGTGAGTACGCTCGTATCGTGCGCGGCCCTGGGGCTGGTGTACTTCACCGGGCTGGTTATCTTCGATACGGTAGCGGCGCTGATCCTGGGTGTGGTAATCGTGGTGAACGGCTACCGCATGCTGCGCCGCTCGGTATCGGGGCTGATGGATGAATCGGACGTGAGCACCGTGGAGCGCGTGATTGCCGAGCTGCAGCAGCACCGCCAACCGCCGTGGATTGATGTGCACAATCTGCGCATCGTGCGCTACGGTGCCAACCTGCACATCGACTGCCACATCACCATTCCGTACTACTTCAGCCTCGAAGAAGCGCACACCGAGGTGTCGCGCATCGAGGAGCTGATCCGGAGCCGATTCGAGGTAGAGGTGGAAATGTTTGTGCACGCCGACCCCTGCACCTTCAGCGCCTGCCCGCACTGCTCCATGCCCGATTGCCCGGTGCGCCAGCACGCCTTTACCCGCCTCGTGCCCTGGACGCTCGACAACGTGGTGAAAAACGAGCGGCACCAGCTCGACGAACCTACTACCGCCTAA